From Sporosarcina sp. Te-1, the proteins below share one genomic window:
- a CDS encoding M42 family metallopeptidase, translating to MNFDEKRVLDLLKRLVETPSPSGYTSEVMGLIAAEFEKMEVPFIKTNKGAVIATLEGKDNSRHRLLTAHTDTLGAMVKEIKPNGRLKLTMIGGFRWNAVEGEYCNIHTAGGRVISGTILMHQTTVHVYEDAGTAKRSADNIEVRIDEKVKTADETRSLGIEVGDFVSFEPRFEVTNSGFVKSRHLDDKASTALLLELVRNLKEQGAELPHTTHFYISNNEEIGYGGNSNVPAETVEYIAVDMGAIGDGQSSDEYTVSICAKDSTGPYHYELTRQLTSLCKEGGIPFKLDIYPFYGSDASAAIRAGFDVRHALFGPGIESSHAMERTHIDSLKATSQLLHAYVNAAMID from the coding sequence ATGAATTTTGATGAAAAACGTGTTTTGGATTTATTAAAACGACTTGTGGAGACGCCTAGTCCGTCAGGGTATACAAGTGAAGTCATGGGACTCATCGCTGCTGAATTTGAGAAGATGGAAGTTCCCTTTATAAAAACGAATAAAGGGGCGGTCATTGCGACGTTGGAAGGGAAAGATAATTCGCGACATCGGCTGTTGACCGCTCATACCGATACATTAGGTGCTATGGTGAAGGAGATCAAACCGAATGGCCGTTTGAAATTGACAATGATCGGCGGATTCAGATGGAACGCGGTTGAAGGAGAGTACTGCAATATACATACTGCTGGAGGGCGAGTCATTTCCGGTACGATTTTAATGCATCAAACGACAGTTCATGTGTATGAAGATGCGGGCACAGCGAAACGGAGTGCAGATAACATCGAAGTACGGATCGATGAGAAAGTGAAGACGGCAGACGAAACCCGTTCCCTAGGTATCGAAGTCGGTGACTTTGTTTCATTTGAACCTCGTTTTGAAGTGACGAACAGCGGATTTGTCAAATCACGTCATTTAGATGACAAAGCGAGCACTGCATTGCTACTGGAGCTCGTCCGTAATTTGAAAGAACAAGGGGCCGAGCTGCCGCATACAACTCATTTTTATATCTCAAACAATGAAGAGATCGGCTACGGCGGCAACTCGAATGTACCAGCTGAGACGGTCGAATATATCGCTGTCGATATGGGGGCAATTGGGGATGGCCAGTCTTCGGATGAATACACGGTTTCCATTTGCGCGAAAGACTCCACAGGACCCTATCACTATGAATTGACTCGTCAATTGACATCTTTATGCAAAGAGGGCGGTATTCCTTTTAAATTGGATATCTACCCATTTTATGGATCGGATGCTTCAGCTGCCATCCGGGCTGGTTTTGATGTGAGACATGCTTTGTTCGGACCGGGCATCGAGTCTTCTCATGCGATGGAACGTACACATATTGACTCGTTGAAAGCGACTTCTCAGTTATTACATGCTTATGTGAACGCAGCCATGATTGATTGA
- a CDS encoding ATP-binding protein, with the protein METDKLVQSHNNFIILFFASVVIVQLFVLPFADFKFYWVFVLAGFIFTTILLFLNRLDERRHLTRLRTLILFGGNLYVFLLNILYPDIPFLLYLLFPIIFAFVYNHTRTTVILVSLTISQLALLYFLFHEFYLTIDHTRLVSHYVFLLLMVLILTVLFVFRVGPEWKRLFVENKRKEEQLTSKDGYLHLFFEHAQDAIAVFSLDLRIITVNPAFETMYGWKKGECQGKKIQLYPDSELRGVVQRNERVKQGESFHLRTKEMRKDRTLFDAEMTIAPIYNQQQEIIAISVIARDITDKLQAETLKMDAIKLKAIGEIAASVAHEVRNPMTAVSGFVQMMNDDPANPYRHFTEIMSEEIKRINLIASEFLIFSKPNIKKTGEFDIEQALLEVVNLFEDEFQMRKIKCPIHLAEHQSYIFGNEESVKQVFINLLRNALEALSDAGTLRIKNRIISDQLSIEISDNGSGMNSEALEQLFEPFYSTKEDSAGLGMVITKKIIYDHKGKIEVASNPGTGTVVTLTFPIAKMKPLAS; encoded by the coding sequence GTGGAAACTGATAAACTCGTCCAATCCCACAATAATTTCATTATACTTTTTTTCGCTTCTGTCGTCATCGTTCAGCTCTTCGTCCTCCCATTTGCAGATTTTAAATTTTATTGGGTCTTCGTACTCGCCGGTTTTATTTTCACAACGATTTTACTGTTTCTAAATAGACTCGACGAGAGACGACACTTGACCCGTTTACGGACGCTTATTCTCTTCGGCGGGAATCTATATGTATTCCTGCTCAATATCCTATATCCCGATATTCCCTTTCTGCTTTATTTGCTTTTCCCGATCATTTTCGCATTTGTATATAATCATACGCGAACTACTGTGATCTTAGTTTCCCTAACCATTTCACAGCTGGCGCTTTTATATTTTCTGTTCCATGAATTTTATTTAACAATCGACCATACGCGCCTTGTATCCCATTACGTGTTCCTCCTTTTGATGGTGCTCATCTTAACTGTACTCTTTGTTTTCAGGGTTGGTCCCGAATGGAAGCGATTATTTGTAGAAAACAAGCGGAAAGAGGAGCAATTGACCTCGAAGGATGGATATTTGCATTTGTTTTTTGAACACGCACAAGACGCCATTGCCGTATTTAGTTTGGATTTACGGATCATAACGGTTAATCCTGCATTCGAAACGATGTATGGATGGAAAAAAGGCGAATGCCAAGGAAAAAAGATTCAGCTCTATCCAGACAGTGAACTTCGAGGCGTAGTCCAGCGGAATGAACGTGTGAAACAAGGGGAAAGTTTTCACTTGAGGACAAAAGAAATGCGGAAAGACCGGACGTTGTTCGATGCCGAAATGACCATTGCCCCGATCTATAATCAGCAGCAAGAAATTATCGCAATTTCCGTCATCGCAAGAGACATTACAGATAAACTACAAGCAGAAACATTGAAGATGGACGCTATCAAATTGAAGGCAATTGGGGAAATAGCCGCAAGTGTTGCCCATGAAGTGCGAAATCCCATGACCGCCGTTTCAGGCTTTGTTCAAATGATGAACGATGATCCGGCGAATCCATATCGGCACTTCACAGAAATCATGAGTGAAGAAATAAAGAGAATTAATTTGATTGCCAGCGAATTTCTCATCTTTTCCAAGCCGAATATCAAAAAGACAGGTGAATTCGATATCGAACAGGCGCTGCTCGAAGTTGTCAATCTCTTTGAAGATGAATTCCAAATGAGAAAAATTAAATGCCCCATCCATCTGGCGGAGCATCAATCGTATATTTTCGGCAATGAGGAAAGTGTAAAACAGGTGTTTATCAATCTTTTGCGAAATGCCCTTGAAGCTCTCTCGGATGCTGGTACTCTGCGAATAAAGAACCGAATTATATCCGACCAGCTAAGCATCGAAATCTCCGATAACGGATCCGGGATGAATAGCGAAGCGCTCGAGCAACTCTTTGAGCCTTTCTATTCTACAAAAGAAGATAGTGCCGGACTCGGCATGGTCATTACGAAAAAGATTATCTATGACCATAAAGGGAAAATTGAAGTAGCGAGTAATCCAGGAACCGGAACCGTTGTTACTTTGACATTTCCGATTGCCAAAATGAAACCATTGGCTTCCTAA
- a CDS encoding aldehyde dehydrogenase, producing the protein METIHVEQIIRKQQNFYFSRATRSAAFRKDMLDRLRGAIKRYESDILNALWKDLHKSPFEAYMTEVGFILDSISHVMKNLDDWLEMEHVKTPLHLQPAQSCIIREPYGSVLIIGPFNYPFQLVMEPLIGAIAGGNCVVVKPSEFATHTGELVQKILSEIFPSEYVYVVEGGVRETSALIHGPFDYLFFTGSARVGKIVMKAAAERLTPFSLELGGKSPAIVDPTAKLDKAAERIVWGKFLNNGQTCIAPDYVVVHESIHDSFLRELKSAICRFYGQDASKSSDYGRIIHQKHFDRLEKLLQCHRSRVSYGGRSERGELYIEPTLLESITWNDPVMEEEIFGPILPILQYDHLGSLIHKIRQLPKPLAAYMFTENEKAADYFTEQLPFGGGCINDTISHVANHNLPFGGVGSSGMNAYHGKASFETFTHAKSVMRKSTAVSVKFGYPPYKNKLPILKRLLR; encoded by the coding sequence TTGGAAACCATACATGTCGAACAGATTATCCGAAAGCAACAAAATTTTTATTTTTCAAGAGCGACAAGATCAGCGGCATTTCGAAAAGATATGCTTGACCGGCTGCGCGGTGCCATAAAGCGATATGAAAGTGACATACTTAACGCGTTGTGGAAAGATTTGCATAAAAGTCCCTTTGAAGCATACATGACAGAAGTTGGTTTTATCTTAGACAGCATTTCACATGTGATGAAAAACTTGGATGACTGGCTGGAGATGGAACATGTCAAGACACCTCTCCATTTACAACCTGCCCAAAGTTGTATTATCCGGGAGCCCTATGGTTCCGTTTTGATCATCGGTCCATTCAATTATCCATTCCAGCTTGTGATGGAACCATTAATTGGCGCAATTGCAGGTGGAAATTGTGTTGTAGTGAAGCCTTCCGAATTCGCTACGCATACTGGGGAACTTGTCCAAAAAATCCTTTCGGAAATCTTTCCATCAGAATATGTATATGTTGTAGAAGGCGGTGTGCGTGAAACATCTGCCCTCATTCATGGGCCTTTCGATTATCTGTTTTTCACGGGTAGCGCCCGTGTAGGAAAAATCGTGATGAAGGCAGCTGCCGAGCGGTTAACGCCTTTTTCGTTGGAGTTGGGTGGGAAAAGCCCGGCCATTGTTGATCCAACAGCTAAACTTGATAAAGCGGCGGAGCGAATTGTATGGGGTAAATTTCTGAATAATGGTCAAACCTGTATTGCACCGGATTATGTCGTAGTTCATGAGTCAATACATGATTCCTTTTTGAGGGAGTTGAAAAGCGCCATTTGCCGATTTTATGGACAGGATGCATCCAAAAGCTCGGACTATGGTAGAATCATTCATCAAAAACACTTTGACCGACTCGAAAAACTTTTGCAATGCCATCGTTCAAGAGTAAGCTATGGGGGTAGGTCTGAGCGTGGGGAGTTGTATATAGAACCGACGTTGCTCGAAAGTATTACTTGGAATGACCCAGTTATGGAAGAAGAGATTTTCGGGCCGATTCTGCCAATCTTGCAATATGATCATTTAGGCTCCTTGATTCACAAAATCCGCCAATTGCCAAAACCGCTGGCAGCCTATATGTTTACAGAGAATGAGAAGGCGGCGGATTACTTTACCGAACAATTGCCTTTTGGCGGAGGATGTATCAACGATACGATCAGCCATGTCGCCAATCATAATCTGCCATTTGGGGGAGTCGGGTCATCGGGCATGAATGCCTATCACGGGAAGGCGAGTTTTGAGACATTCACCCATGCAAAATCTGTAATGAGGAAGAGTACCGCGGTTTCTGTTAAGTTTGGCTATCCGCCGTATAAAAATAAACTACCCATCCTCAAGCGGCTTCTTCGATGA
- a CDS encoding endonuclease MutS2 encodes MNDMTYEKLQFNELKERLKGCCSSELGQRLVDQLQPSIQLKAVEDRLRETSEARTLVDMDTHLPIVGVAAIHRTLSKLEKGMILEPAEFTGIADFLRGCRKIKQFMKEKSFFAPTLSSYALSMTELPQVEDEIAAVILNNQVASTASRQLGRIRKAMETTKGKIQERLQKFLRNPTYKEMIQEFFISQKDEQYTIPIKASYKHRIEGVIIEQSAKGATVFIEPAVIAKLTNELSIQRAEEAVEEYQLLATLTGLVAEKLQAIKVNIELIGQYDFAFAKGKLSKQMEGIAPRINEHGYVKLVHCKHPLLGSQAVPLNFEIGETYRGLIITGPNAGGKTVVLKTIGLLTLATMAGLHISGSPETEISLFNQIYVDIGDNQSMENALSTFSSHMKNISEIMRLADHRTLLLFDEIGSGTEPNEGAALAIAALEEFYQMGCIVVATTHYGEIKRFSEQHDDFMNAAMQFKNETLEPTYKLLIGTSGDSNALWIARKMALLDRVIAKAEFYMKEKEYDFAKVRKERIRKSPDRQLEEESVYEYAVGDKVRLLEYGESGVIYQERDHYQNVVVFYKGDFIEVNVKRLALEIKATDLYPPSYDLQTLFSSYEERKLEHDLARGSKKAWKKLQKETRDQ; translated from the coding sequence ATGAATGATATGACATATGAAAAATTGCAATTTAATGAGTTGAAGGAACGGTTGAAGGGATGTTGTTCCAGTGAATTAGGACAGCGCCTGGTGGATCAGCTCCAGCCGAGCATTCAGTTGAAGGCGGTTGAGGACAGACTGCGCGAAACATCGGAAGCGAGAACACTTGTCGATATGGATACCCATCTTCCGATCGTCGGTGTCGCTGCAATCCACCGTACGTTATCCAAGTTGGAAAAAGGAATGATTTTGGAGCCGGCTGAGTTTACAGGAATTGCCGACTTCTTGCGGGGATGCCGGAAAATAAAACAGTTTATGAAGGAGAAATCGTTCTTTGCCCCGACGTTAAGCAGTTATGCCCTTTCCATGACAGAACTGCCTCAAGTGGAGGATGAAATCGCAGCTGTGATTTTGAATAACCAAGTAGCATCTACGGCAAGCCGACAGCTTGGACGTATCCGGAAAGCAATGGAAACGACTAAAGGGAAGATTCAGGAACGGCTGCAGAAATTTTTGCGAAACCCAACCTATAAAGAGATGATCCAGGAATTTTTTATTAGCCAAAAGGATGAACAATACACGATTCCGATTAAGGCGTCCTATAAGCATCGAATCGAGGGTGTGATTATTGAGCAATCGGCAAAAGGGGCGACTGTATTTATAGAACCGGCCGTCATTGCAAAGTTGACGAATGAGTTGTCGATCCAACGGGCAGAGGAAGCTGTTGAAGAATATCAACTATTGGCAACGCTGACCGGGCTCGTAGCAGAGAAATTACAAGCAATCAAAGTAAATATTGAATTGATCGGCCAATATGATTTTGCATTTGCCAAAGGGAAGCTCAGTAAGCAAATGGAGGGGATTGCGCCTCGTATAAACGAGCACGGCTATGTCAAGCTGGTTCATTGCAAACACCCGTTGCTTGGAAGCCAAGCGGTTCCATTGAATTTTGAAATTGGCGAGACGTACCGCGGGTTGATCATCACGGGTCCTAATGCAGGTGGAAAAACTGTGGTGTTGAAAACGATCGGCCTCTTAACCTTGGCGACAATGGCCGGACTTCATATTAGCGGAAGCCCTGAGACTGAAATATCTCTATTCAATCAAATTTATGTTGATATCGGTGATAATCAAAGTATGGAAAATGCCTTGAGCACCTTTTCATCCCACATGAAAAATATTTCAGAAATTATGCGATTGGCAGACCACCGCACATTGCTATTGTTCGATGAGATTGGCAGCGGAACCGAGCCGAATGAGGGCGCTGCGCTTGCAATTGCGGCATTAGAGGAATTTTACCAAATGGGATGCATTGTGGTGGCCACGACGCATTATGGAGAGATCAAACGGTTTTCGGAACAGCATGATGACTTCATGAATGCAGCGATGCAATTTAAAAATGAAACATTGGAGCCAACGTATAAGCTATTGATCGGTACTTCGGGTGACAGCAACGCATTGTGGATCGCCCGCAAAATGGCCCTGCTTGATAGGGTGATCGCTAAGGCGGAGTTCTATATGAAAGAAAAAGAATACGACTTCGCCAAAGTGCGGAAGGAAAGGATCAGAAAATCACCAGATCGGCAATTAGAGGAGGAATCGGTATACGAGTATGCTGTTGGTGACAAAGTAAGGTTATTGGAATATGGGGAAAGCGGGGTCATTTATCAAGAGAGGGATCATTATCAGAATGTGGTGGTCTTCTACAAGGGTGACTTTATTGAAGTGAATGTCAAACGCCTTGCACTTGAGATTAAGGCGACTGATTTATATCCTCCGTCCTATGACTTGCAAACGTTGTTCTCATCATATGAGGAACGCAAACTGGAGCATGATTTGGCAAGAGGGTCTAAAAAGGCATGGAAGAAGCTGCAAAAGGAAACTAGGGACCAATGA
- a CDS encoding GNAT family N-acetyltransferase, which yields MNLFSQTITDFWQSQFLNGDIIYSDKAFTVSINPDLSEERRVMMLETSDGQVMAVLTPELADKLDLYQQQDLSEFAFRQKLIEVGVTLHGADYLFYFSQAEKNILLRENLEGSLRQLTEQDETIFSEFESAASEQDLDDAYVELDPWAVFGSFEKSRLVSAASMYPWRNAQQIADLGVLTLIPFRGKGHARKVVRSICKYAYNQEYEPQYRCQLDNEASVMLAKAAGLTLFGKWETISPDS from the coding sequence ATGAATTTATTTTCACAAACAATAACTGACTTTTGGCAGTCACAATTTTTGAACGGAGATATTATATACAGTGATAAAGCCTTTACTGTCTCCATTAACCCTGACTTGAGCGAAGAACGTCGAGTCATGATGCTTGAAACCTCTGACGGCCAGGTTATGGCAGTGCTGACTCCTGAGCTTGCCGATAAGTTAGACCTTTATCAACAGCAAGACCTGTCAGAGTTTGCATTTCGTCAAAAATTGATTGAAGTTGGGGTTACTTTGCATGGCGCAGATTATCTATTTTATTTTTCTCAAGCTGAAAAAAACATATTGCTGCGAGAAAACCTGGAAGGTTCCTTGCGTCAGTTAACAGAGCAAGATGAAACAATTTTTTCTGAGTTCGAATCCGCCGCATCAGAACAAGACTTAGATGATGCTTATGTGGAGTTAGATCCCTGGGCTGTATTCGGCTCATTTGAGAAGAGCCGTTTAGTCAGCGCTGCAAGCATGTATCCTTGGAGGAATGCTCAACAAATTGCTGATCTTGGCGTACTGACTTTAATTCCATTCAGAGGAAAAGGTCATGCTCGTAAAGTGGTACGCTCAATTTGCAAATATGCCTATAATCAGGAGTACGAACCCCAATATAGATGCCAACTCGATAACGAGGCGTCTGTTATGCTTGCTAAAGCAGCGGGCTTGACGCTGTTTGGAAAGTGGGAAACGATTTCTCCAGACTCCTAA
- a CDS encoding RNA polymerase sigma factor produces the protein MIFDDLELEINKLYKYCLKLSGSSWAAEDLVQETMIKVYKLKASEPKREFNFSFLCTVAKNLFIDEKRKAKENIHFIDDFYGETCNSFDYDSLIEVLLSSLPLRQAMLITLKDVFGYTTKEIASMLRISNESIKTALHRSRKKLKSTTEKEGEATIPNNEIVIGLSSAIKESKPMKVFYYYRLLETRNFKVKRSSRQSVLYVIDPDGNILELQSR, from the coding sequence ATGATTTTTGATGATTTAGAGCTTGAGATTAATAAACTATACAAATATTGTTTAAAGTTATCAGGGTCATCATGGGCTGCAGAAGATTTAGTACAAGAGACGATGATAAAGGTGTATAAATTAAAAGCTTCCGAACCAAAACGAGAGTTTAATTTTTCATTTCTATGTACGGTAGCTAAAAACCTTTTTATCGATGAAAAAAGAAAAGCTAAAGAGAACATTCATTTTATTGATGACTTCTATGGTGAAACATGTAATTCTTTTGATTATGACAGTTTAATTGAGGTTTTATTAAGTTCATTACCTTTAAGACAAGCTATGCTAATAACCTTGAAGGATGTTTTTGGATACACCACAAAGGAAATAGCATCAATGTTGCGAATTAGTAATGAATCAATTAAAACAGCACTTCATCGTTCAAGGAAGAAGCTTAAATCCACTACTGAAAAAGAAGGGGAGGCCACGATTCCTAATAACGAAATTGTTATAGGTCTATCAAGTGCAATAAAGGAATCCAAACCGATGAAAGTGTTTTATTATTATCGACTATTAGAAACGCGAAATTTCAAAGTGAAAAGAAGTTCCCGACAGTCTGTACTCTATGTTATAGATCCAGATGGGAATATATTGGAGCTTCAGTCTCGGTAA
- a CDS encoding VOC family protein, with amino-acid sequence MFKIGGIFIPVTNVEKSAEWYEKNLGVKKIDSWEDGVGYYLPIGSTQLALVKVDSPQPTEFSIKGNQKNSYYNFVVDDIENALKHLKHNGVVTTEIEDIGGMKFFDFFDLDGNPFSVVNEVESSPFHSDNVKKMQVGS; translated from the coding sequence ATGTTCAAAATTGGTGGTATTTTTATTCCTGTTACAAACGTTGAAAAATCTGCAGAATGGTATGAAAAGAATCTCGGTGTAAAGAAAATTGATAGTTGGGAAGATGGTGTTGGCTATTACTTACCAATTGGTTCAACACAATTAGCCTTAGTAAAAGTTGACTCTCCGCAGCCTACCGAATTTAGCATTAAAGGGAATCAGAAAAATTCTTATTATAACTTTGTAGTTGACGATATTGAAAATGCCCTTAAACACTTAAAACACAATGGCGTAGTAACTACCGAAATAGAAGATATTGGCGGCATGAAGTTCTTTGACTTTTTCGATTTAGACGGTAACCCATTTAGCGTGGTGAATGAAGTTGAAAGTTCGCCTTTCCATTCGGACAATGTAAAAAAAATGCAAGTAGGTAGCTAA
- the ltrA gene encoding group II intron reverse transcriptase/maturase: MLMERILSRENLLSALKRVERNKGSHGVDEMPVQNLRKHILEHWESMKVELLQGTYEPQPVRRVEIPKPDGGVRLLGIPTVIDRFIQQAIAQVLTSLYDPTFSDHSYGFRPNRSAHDGVRKAKGYIQEGNRWVVDIDLEKFFDKVNHDRLMGVLAKQIEDKRLLKLIRKYLKSGIMINGIVTRSEEGTPQGGPLSPLLSNIVLDELDKELEERGHKFVRYADDCNIYVKTRKAGNRVMNSVTSFIEGKLKLKVNLDKSAVDRPWKRKFLGFSFTSHKEPKVRIANESVKRMKNKIREITSRKKPYPMVYRVEKINQYLMGWCGYFALADTPSVFVHFDSWIRRRLRMCMWKDWKLPRTKVRKLIGLGVERRKAYEWGNSRKGYWRISNSPILHRALGNSYWSSQGLKSLISRYEALRYPS, from the coding sequence ATGTTGATGGAACGAATCCTGTCACGGGAAAACCTGCTTTCTGCTCTGAAACGGGTGGAACGCAATAAAGGGAGCCATGGTGTAGATGAAATGCCCGTACAAAACCTACGGAAGCACATCTTAGAACACTGGGAATCCATGAAAGTGGAACTCCTTCAGGGAACTTATGAGCCGCAACCTGTCCGCAGGGTCGAAATCCCGAAACCTGACGGGGGTGTGCGTCTATTAGGCATCCCTACCGTGATAGACCGTTTCATTCAACAGGCGATTGCCCAAGTTTTAACCTCCTTATATGATCCGACCTTTTCAGACCATAGTTATGGGTTTCGACCTAATCGAAGCGCACACGATGGGGTAAGGAAAGCAAAAGGATATATACAGGAAGGGAATCGCTGGGTCGTCGATATCGACTTGGAGAAATTCTTCGACAAAGTGAACCATGACAGGCTTATGGGCGTACTTGCAAAACAAATCGAAGATAAGCGTCTTCTTAAGTTAATCCGTAAATACTTGAAATCTGGCATCATGATAAATGGTATCGTAACAAGGAGTGAAGAAGGCACTCCGCAAGGAGGTCCTTTGAGTCCACTACTTTCCAACATTGTGCTTGATGAACTAGATAAGGAATTGGAGGAAAGAGGTCATAAATTTGTGCGATACGCTGATGACTGCAACATCTATGTGAAAACAAGAAAAGCAGGAAATCGGGTCATGAATTCTGTCACTTCGTTTATTGAAGGGAAGCTTAAGTTGAAGGTCAATCTGGATAAGTCCGCAGTAGACCGTCCTTGGAAGAGAAAATTTCTTGGGTTTAGTTTTACCTCTCACAAAGAACCTAAGGTTCGGATTGCGAACGAAAGTGTGAAACGAATGAAGAATAAAATCCGTGAAATCACCTCAAGGAAGAAACCTTATCCTATGGTGTACCGAGTAGAGAAAATCAATCAATATCTCATGGGTTGGTGCGGCTACTTTGCATTGGCAGATACACCGAGCGTATTTGTTCACTTTGATTCGTGGATTAGAAGACGGCTCCGAATGTGTATGTGGAAGGATTGGAAACTTCCAAGAACCAAAGTGAGAAAACTCATCGGGCTAGGTGTTGAGAGAAGAAAGGCTTACGAATGGGGCAACTCACGGAAAGGTTATTGGAGAATATCCAACAGCCCCATATTACACAGAGCCCTCGGAAACTCCTATTGGAGTTCCCAAGGGCTCAAAAGTCTGATATCTCGTTACGAAGCTTTGCGTTACCCATCTTAA
- a CDS encoding peptidoglycan recognition family protein, giving the protein MATIKDLRPITLRTNGTRKLSRIKNIARHHSAGTTGSWATFWPYWHNTKKWGTGGYHEIILRDGTVELCYDPEEITNGVGGQNSYIYNICLVGNGSFTDAQEKTFDERARYWMREFGLTAKDVKGHNEFPNQATSCPGIDMNTVRARLSVAPVAKEDVEVDISSPALKAEIELTLGSKARRQMIVDQAISAGYSKVWQTKLDDKTITNDDLLALGAGTSVRNSMAKVEDTKEK; this is encoded by the coding sequence ATGGCAACAATAAAAGACCTGCGACCTATAACGCTAAGAACAAACGGCACGCGCAAGTTATCCCGGATTAAAAACATCGCCCGGCATCATTCGGCTGGAACAACGGGAAGTTGGGCAACCTTCTGGCCGTATTGGCACAACACGAAGAAATGGGGAACTGGCGGCTATCATGAAATCATCCTGAGAGACGGTACGGTTGAACTTTGCTACGATCCTGAAGAAATCACGAACGGGGTTGGCGGGCAAAACTCGTACATTTACAATATCTGTCTTGTCGGCAACGGATCCTTTACTGACGCCCAGGAAAAGACGTTTGACGAGCGTGCGCGCTATTGGATGAGGGAATTCGGATTGACTGCGAAAGATGTGAAGGGGCATAACGAGTTTCCCAATCAGGCCACATCTTGCCCGGGCATTGACATGAATACAGTTCGTGCTCGTTTGAGTGTTGCACCTGTTGCGAAGGAGGATGTAGAAGTGGACATTTCCAGTCCAGCACTAAAAGCAGAAATCGAATTGACACTTGGCAGCAAGGCAAGACGCCAGATGATTGTGGATCAGGCAATTTCGGCAGGATACAGCAAGGTTTGGCAGACGAAGTTGGATGACAAGACTATCACCAATGACGACCTGTTAGCCCTCGGCGCGGGAACATCTGTAAGAAACAGCATGGCGAAAGTTGAGGATACCAAAGAGAAATGA
- a CDS encoding phage holin: MKINWKVRIKNKMFWLAMVPAFLLVAQIVAGWFGYVLAADLIGEEAANFINALFALLVILGVVVDPTVSGVSDSKQALKYERPKKESK, translated from the coding sequence ATGAAAATCAATTGGAAAGTAAGAATCAAGAATAAAATGTTTTGGCTGGCCATGGTGCCGGCTTTTTTGTTGGTTGCACAGATTGTCGCGGGGTGGTTCGGTTATGTATTGGCTGCAGATCTAATCGGGGAAGAAGCGGCCAATTTCATTAATGCGTTATTTGCGTTGCTTGTAATTCTCGGGGTCGTTGTGGACCCGACTGTATCCGGCGTGTCCGACAGCAAGCAAGCATTAAAATACGAACGACCAAAAAAGGAGTCGAAATGA
- a CDS encoding sigma-70 family RNA polymerase sigma factor, translated as MPSWDDELIHEYRQSRRGLSKMKSKLNPKNPMDTKDLEHINSMIGDMTEAIDWLETGKDPKVFRGVHVNAVYHVRSYENMDLIPDIERELREDNNINKKHLFMTSKEKMILSEILSSFSNRERRCYLLHVSHKKSFAEIANELGVSRSTVQTHITRAKNKVRQRFQEVG; from the coding sequence TTGCCAAGTTGGGATGACGAACTAATTCATGAGTACAGGCAAAGTAGGAGGGGGCTGTCAAAGATGAAAAGCAAACTGAACCCGAAAAATCCAATGGATACAAAAGATTTAGAGCATATTAACAGCATGATCGGTGACATGACTGAGGCTATAGATTGGCTTGAAACAGGGAAAGACCCGAAAGTATTTAGAGGTGTGCACGTGAATGCTGTCTACCATGTTCGCTCATATGAAAACATGGACCTGATTCCAGATATCGAACGAGAATTGAGGGAAGACAACAACATCAATAAAAAACATCTCTTCATGACCTCAAAAGAAAAGATGATTTTATCAGAAATATTATCCTCGTTCTCGAATCGAGAAAGGAGATGTTACTTGCTTCATGTTAGCCATAAAAAAAGCTTTGCTGAAATCGCGAACGAGCTAGGTGTCAGTCGTAGCACTGTTCAAACGCATATTACACGGGCTAAAAACAAAGTTAGACAAAGGTTTCAGGAAGTCGGTTAA
- a CDS encoding XtrA/YqaO family protein: MELSGSCVIVISDGRAKMSELPPHAETTIKTYKGKVIRVNFDEGEEF; the protein is encoded by the coding sequence ATGGAACTATCGGGATCGTGTGTCATTGTAATCAGTGATGGGAGGGCAAAGATGAGTGAACTTCCTCCTCACGCTGAGACGACGATCAAGACATATAAAGGAAAAGTGATTCGTGTTAATTTTGATGAGGGGGAAGAGTTTTGA